In Vibrio kanaloae, the genomic stretch GGGCCATAATCTTCAAAACTCCAGCCAAACACAGCACTGAAAAATGCCTTAGTTTCGGCCATATCTCGTGCAGCAAATTCAATGTAGTTGATCGATCCATGTTCCATATCGCATCCTTCTATATTCAGGTTTGAGATCTAATTTTAGACGATAACGACAAGGTATATTACTTTTTGCGTATCACAGGGTAATCAGAACCGTGAAGCTCTTGCACAAAGCCAGAACCATCACCGCTATGCGTAATCCATACCTTCTCTTTAGCACGCGTCATTGCCACGTAAAATAGGCGTCTCTCTTCGGCATAAGGAAACACATCTGATGACTCAGTCAACGCGCCATCAATATGCAGTTGTTTCTTTTTCGCCGGAAACTGCCCTTCATCAACACAAAGAATAATCACGAAGTCGGCTTCTTTACCCTTACTCGCATGACAGGTCATAAAATGAAGATCGATCGAGGTATAGATCTTTTTCCAATCATCTAACAACTCTGGTTTGTGATAGTGGTTGCGACCAAGCAGCATCACTGATTTTTTGGTTTTACCTTTAGATTGACGGTTCAAATGGTCAAGGATCTTCTCAACTTCTTTACTTGGCGCACTGTACACCGCTTTCTGCTTCTGTTGCTTGAAGCTGTTCAGTTCTTTCGGAATCTGAATTGGATTTTCTTGTACAAAGCGATTGGCAACCGCACCGAGCTGATTGTTAAATCGATAAGTGGTATCTAGGTGATGAATAGTCGAGCTTTCAAAGCGGTCCTTAAAGCCCGTTGTTAAATCAACATCGGCCCCCGCAAACTGATAAATAGACTGCCAGTCATCGCCCACAGCAAAAATAGACGCTTGGTGCTGAGCTTGCGACTGATTACACAGCGCTTCAACCAAAGCAAGACGATCGGGTGAGATATCTTGGTATTCATCGATCATGATGAACTTCCATGGTGAGATAAATTTACCCTTTTCGACGTATTGAGTCGCACGGCTGATCATGATTGAGAAGTCTATATGATTCTGTTCTTTCAGTTCCTTTTGCCACGCTGTCACACATGGCCAACACAATGAGAGTTCACTATTTAAGCGCGTATAATCTCGGTGGTCGATGAGCTGTTGCTGTACTTCTTTCTTCGATAAGCCCGACGCGTTAAGCTGCTCAAGTTGTTTTTCTAACCAAGCAATCAATTTAAGATTCGATACGTGACTGCCAAGCTCATCATCACCAGTAAGATAAGCAATTGGCCATTTAGACAGGTGCTTTTGCCAACGCTTGAAATTAGTGGGTGTCATCCAGTGCTTTTTCAACCAATCAATACACCATGCTTGGCGTTGATTGTCGTCTAATGCCAGCGGAGAAATAACGACACGTTCAGTTTCAACTTCATTTAGGATCTTCAAACCTAATTGGTGGAAAGTACTAACTTGTACCTTCTCCGCTGATAATCCAATCTTGCTGGCGAGCCGCTGTTTCATCTCATCAGCGGCTTCACGCCCAAATGCAAGTAATAGAAGTTCTTCAGCTTGAGCTTGGTGGCTTTGCAATAGATAAGCAACACGAGCGGTTAGAACACTGGTTTTACCCGAGCCAGCACCCGCTAGAATAAGGTTATGATCATCGTTCATTAATACTGCGTATTGCTGCGATAAGTTCAGAGGAGATGACTCACACTGAGCAAACAGCACTTCCCAATTTTTTCTTTCTGTCTCTATCCATTGCTGGTTTCTATCAGCTTGCTTGCTCTCCGTTTCAGACAACCATGGCTGCATTCGAGCGATGCGGTGCGGCATACGTTGAGCGGCTTCTTCTAGCGTCATGGGCATACTTTGTAAATCCGAGTGAACCATGTCGACCCAGGAGTTAACTTTTGAATGAGGAAGAAAAGCAGGAAGTTGCTCAAGGCGTGTCAGTTCTGTTTCCCATTGAGGGACGTGTTCAGCAAGTTGCTCACACTGTGTATTATGCCACCTCTGATACGCAGCAACCGATACACGTGCAAATTGACGACACTGCTCCCAAGGTAGGCCTTGTACTAACCAACTGCGCTGTTTGCCATCTTGCTGATTCGCAAAGAACTGCAATGATCCCCAAAACAACCCACGCTTTATCGCGACCTTGCCACTCCAAATAGTAAACGGGATACGTTCTTCACTGCCTACTGAAGATAGCAATAGGCGTGGACCATCAAGTTCAACTTGATGATATTCATTTTGAATAAAAAACTGTGCAGTCTTGTTAGCGCTTAGCTGCATTGGAGCGTGCTCTTTAATTGGGAATGTTGAATTTATATCATGATGCAAAGAGAATTAATAATGTCTCACATCTTATCGACGTTTTCATGACCACCTAGGGACAATTATGGATAAGTATCAAATTCTTGTGCTTGATTTCTGTTAGGATTATGGTTTTAGTGTATTAAGTGAGCGACTGTGGACTTCTCTGTCAAATTACGCCTCTATTGGGCGAATAAAACCATCAATTACAGCGTGTTAATTCTCATCACTCTACTGGGTGTTGTTATTCCTGCTTGGTATTATGAACTAAACACACTCATCACGCCTTTAATTTTAGGGGTTATTGCTGCTGCACTAGCTGAAAGTGACGACAGCTTTACGGGTCGCTTAAAGGCACTCACTCTTACGTTTATCTGTTTTGCGATCGCCGCCTTTTCCATTGAGCTACTCTTCAACACACCTTGGTTGTTCGCATTAGGTCTTTTCGCATCAACATTCTCGTTCATTATGCTTGGCGCTATTGGACCGAAATACGCAAGTATCGCATTTGGCTCTTTGTTGATAGCCATCTATGCAATGCTTGGCGCCCACGAAAGCACTAACCTATGGTTTCAACCACTGCTGCTATTAACGGGGGCAGCTTGGTATTACTTTATGTCTATGATTTGGCAGATTATATGGCCAATGCAACCGGTACAGCAAAACCTTGCAACGGTATTTGATCAAATTGGAACCTACATGGACTCTAAAGCAGAGCTATTTTACCCTGTTTCTGACCTTATCCCTCAGCCACACCGTATTATCGAGGCCAAGCTGAATGCCAGTACCGTTAATGCACTCAACATGTGTAAAGCGACGTTGCTTAACCGCTCAAAGCGTGGACACATTGATGGCCCGAGTGACCGATTCTTAAATACTTATTTTATCGCGCAAGACATTCATGAGCGTGTGAGTTCCACCCACTATCGCTATCAAGAACTCGCGAAACATTTCGAACGATCTGATGTGTTGTTCCGCTTTAAGTATCTACTAGAGTCACAAGCAACCGCATGCAAAGAAGTGGCAAGTTCACTCAAGGTTGGGGCTGTGTACCAGCATGGCAATAAGTCTGTACTGGCACTTGATGAGCTGATGTCTTCACTCAATCATTTACACCAACAGAACAAGACAGAATGGAAACCACTGCTAAACCAACTAGGTTACTTATTCGATAACCTAGCAACCGTTGAAAAACAACTGTCGAATATCAGTAATCCAGACGCCGAAAAGTTAGAGGAAGGAGTCTTGGACGATACGAATCCACACACATTAACCGCAATGTGGCAGAAAATCAGAGCCAACCTACACAAAGATTCCATGTTGTTTCGTCACGCAATTCGGTTGGCAATCACTCTAACGCTCGGCTATGGCATCATCCAAGGCTTTGATATTGAACGTGGTTATTGGATCTTACTTACTACATTGTTTGTGTGCCAACCAAACTACAGTGCCACACGAAAAAAGCTGACGGCCCGCGTTATCGGAACTGTGGCTGGCTTGTTGATAGGCGTTCCACTACTGACCTTCTTCCCTTCTCAAGAAAGCCAGTTAGTATTCATTGTTATCAGTGGTGTTATGTTCTTTGCGTTTCGCATCAATAATTACGGCTTCGCAACAAGCTTCATCACATTGCTGGTATTATTCTGCTTTAATCAGCTCGGCGAAGGTTATGCCGTGGTACTGCCAAGGCTAGCGGATACGTTTATTGGGTGTGCCCTAGCCGTGCTCGCAGTGGTTTACGTGTTGCCAGATTGGCAATCAAAGCGACTGCACAAGGTCATGGCCGATGCTCTCGATTCCAATAAAAATTACTTAGACCAAATCATTGGCCAATACCGCGTCGGAAAAAAAGACACTTTGAATTATCGTATCGCTCGTCGCAGTGCACACAATAACGACGCTAATCTAACTCTGGTCATTAGCAGTATGCTAGCTGAGCCTGATAAATATCGTACTTCTGAAGACGATAGCTTTCGATTTCTGACCCTCAATCACGCTCTGTTGAGCTATATTTCTGCATTAGGTGCTCATAGAACTCGTATTGATGACGAATCCACACATAAACTTGTGTTGGATGCACATCGTGTCATACATGATCACCTCGACGCTCTGAATGACCAGCTCTATTCCTACCATGAGCAATGTGAAATCAAAAATACCTATGATCCTGAACTTGATAAGCGCTTGAGTGAGTGGCGAGAAGAAGATGAGGGGTCTGTTAGAATGGTTCTACAACAGCTGCATTTAATTTATCGAATGCTTCCGGAACTGCATACTTTAGCGACCAAGTTTGCATTTAAAGTCAACATTAATAAATACATCAACAAGGAAACTTCTTGATGAACAAAGTGCTGTAAAAATAGACAGATAGCACCAATCGCTCAAATTTCAATCATTACGTATAGTTATATATTGCTCTACCAACCCCCAAAATAGGTAGAGCAACAACTTTCCTACCCTTGTTGTGAAAGGGCTGAATCGCTTTTACATTATAAATAATTTTTTGATTTTAACTGACAAAACTATAACTTTGCCTAACACTTCCCGGACAAAAAACGACCAAATAGATTTATAGTTGTCTTAATTTTAGGAAACTGCAAACTTCAAATAATATTCACTTAATCTTGTTTGATTTCCTGAATCAGTAGTCTATGCTCAACTAAGCATATGGATTTGAAGCAAGGTCACATTATGAATACACAACAATTTGAAGCGTTCAAACAACAGATACAGCATCTTAACCCGCAGCAATTAAAGGCGCTGCAAGGGGAGATCGATGGTAATCTTGAAACGGAAAAGCAAACTCTTCTTACCGATGAAGAGCTAAATGTACTAAACGACCTGTTCAGTTAATAGACAGACGTCACTATTTTAGCTTAAGTATACCGTTTCACTATAAATATCATTCCTTAACCATTGCGCTCAAAATATAGTCCACCTAGACTTAATCAATACGTCAATTAAAGGTTCTGCTATGTCGATATCTGGTATTCAATCTGGTTACGCCATTATTCAGCAGTCAACCAAAATGGCTGAAGAAGCCGCTATCGAGCTCAACCAAGCCTCCAAAAACGTTCCAAACTCCGATGATGCTTTCAAAAGCAGTGATCTCAGCTTTAACCAAGTAGAGTCTGAGCA encodes the following:
- the helD gene encoding DNA helicase IV produces the protein MQLSANKTAQFFIQNEYHQVELDGPRLLLSSVGSEERIPFTIWSGKVAIKRGLFWGSLQFFANQQDGKQRSWLVQGLPWEQCRQFARVSVAAYQRWHNTQCEQLAEHVPQWETELTRLEQLPAFLPHSKVNSWVDMVHSDLQSMPMTLEEAAQRMPHRIARMQPWLSETESKQADRNQQWIETERKNWEVLFAQCESSPLNLSQQYAVLMNDDHNLILAGAGSGKTSVLTARVAYLLQSHQAQAEELLLLAFGREAADEMKQRLASKIGLSAEKVQVSTFHQLGLKILNEVETERVVISPLALDDNQRQAWCIDWLKKHWMTPTNFKRWQKHLSKWPIAYLTGDDELGSHVSNLKLIAWLEKQLEQLNASGLSKKEVQQQLIDHRDYTRLNSELSLCWPCVTAWQKELKEQNHIDFSIMISRATQYVEKGKFISPWKFIMIDEYQDISPDRLALVEALCNQSQAQHQASIFAVGDDWQSIYQFAGADVDLTTGFKDRFESSTIHHLDTTYRFNNQLGAVANRFVQENPIQIPKELNSFKQQKQKAVYSAPSKEVEKILDHLNRQSKGKTKKSVMLLGRNHYHKPELLDDWKKIYTSIDLHFMTCHASKGKEADFVIILCVDEGQFPAKKKQLHIDGALTESSDVFPYAEERRLFYVAMTRAKEKVWITHSGDGSGFVQELHGSDYPVIRKK
- the yccS gene encoding YccS family putative transporter, with product MDFSVKLRLYWANKTINYSVLILITLLGVVIPAWYYELNTLITPLILGVIAAALAESDDSFTGRLKALTLTFICFAIAAFSIELLFNTPWLFALGLFASTFSFIMLGAIGPKYASIAFGSLLIAIYAMLGAHESTNLWFQPLLLLTGAAWYYFMSMIWQIIWPMQPVQQNLATVFDQIGTYMDSKAELFYPVSDLIPQPHRIIEAKLNASTVNALNMCKATLLNRSKRGHIDGPSDRFLNTYFIAQDIHERVSSTHYRYQELAKHFERSDVLFRFKYLLESQATACKEVASSLKVGAVYQHGNKSVLALDELMSSLNHLHQQNKTEWKPLLNQLGYLFDNLATVEKQLSNISNPDAEKLEEGVLDDTNPHTLTAMWQKIRANLHKDSMLFRHAIRLAITLTLGYGIIQGFDIERGYWILLTTLFVCQPNYSATRKKLTARVIGTVAGLLIGVPLLTFFPSQESQLVFIVISGVMFFAFRINNYGFATSFITLLVLFCFNQLGEGYAVVLPRLADTFIGCALAVLAVVYVLPDWQSKRLHKVMADALDSNKNYLDQIIGQYRVGKKDTLNYRIARRSAHNNDANLTLVISSMLAEPDKYRTSEDDSFRFLTLNHALLSYISALGAHRTRIDDESTHKLVLDAHRVIHDHLDALNDQLYSYHEQCEIKNTYDPELDKRLSEWREEDEGSVRMVLQQLHLIYRMLPELHTLATKFAFKVNINKYINKETS